The Agaribacterium sp. ZY112 genome includes the window ACCTTGGCAGCGCTTTGATCAACCACAAGTAGAACCTGCAGGCCCTATCGTAAACATCACCTGCAACCCAGCAGTAACCGAGCGCCCAGACGGAGGCTATTTGATGCTGGTGCGAGGAGACATGCCAAATAACGAAGACGCCGTCAAAGAAAGCGTACACAAACTTGTACGCCATCAAGCCATTGCGTTAGCCCCAACTCCGACAGGCCCTTGGACAGTACAAGAAAAAGCCGCCGTTGGAGATATGAATGCCGAAGACCCCGCCGTATGGTATGACCATAAACGCCAGCGCTATTATGGACTGTACCACGCCTTTGGTTATATGGGCATGATGACATCGGTTGACGGCTTACACTGGGAAAAAGCCAAACACCATAAAGTGATGCCTTTGTCCTATAAAAACGATAAGGGTGAAACCGTAGAAGTCGCCCGCATGGAGAGGCCTTTTGTCTTTATTGAAAACGGTGAACCTAGAGTCCTTACCGTGTCAATTGCTTTAAAAGATGGTGAGAGTTATTCCATGTTTATTCCACTCAAAAGCCAAGCGGAATTATAAGCATTAGCCCCCATTGATACTAAAAGTAAGCCTAGCTACCCCCTGTTTATAACTTGCACAAAGTAGCACTAGAGTTTTATAGCTCTAATCTAAGAGAGATAAACTCTAGCGCTCTAGTGTAATTATTAAGCTTGATTATTTAAATAAAGATATTTATCACTTTAGCTTTATCTCTTTACTTATAGAGCCTGTACTTGCTGGCGTCAGACCAGGCTGGCTACCACCAACAGTTATTTTCCAGCGGCCTTTCTCTAACACTTCTTCACCATCATCGTTAAAGAAAATAAAGCTATTGGCATCTAGCTCAATGTGTACGCGCTTGCTCTCCCCTGCTTTAATATGAACACGCTTAACAGCTTTTAAGCTATGCAGGGGCTGCCCATCACTGACCGTTAAGTTTTTAAGATACAATTGAACGACTTCAGTTCCATCTCTATCACTACTGTTGCTTATATCAACTTCAACAACTAAATCTTTATTTCTTTTTATCTTTTTAGGGATTTGTAAATTTGAATAATTGAACTGACTATAGCTTAAGCCCCAAGCGAAAGGCCACAAGGCTTCATGCTCAGCATAGCGATAGGTTCGCCCCTTCATGCTGTAATTACCAAAGTGGGGAAGCTCATCTAAACTCTTTACAAAAGTAAGAGGTAAACGCCCGCTTGGGTTATAACGGCCAAATAGTACTTCAGCAATTGCTTGCCCAGCAGCCTGCCCCGGATACCAAGCCTCGACAATAGCTGCGACGTTTTCTTTTTCCCAATTCAAAGCAAGGTGGCCGCCATTAAGCATAACTAACACCACGGGTTTACCAGTTTTTACTAAGGCTTTAATCAAGTCTTGCTGTTGGCTGGGAAGCTCTATTGAAGTTCTATCATAGCCCTCCGCTTCTAGCCTCGGAGTTAAACCAGCAAAAACAAGAACAACATCACTTTGTTTAGCAACAGTTAGCGCCTCTTCTATTAAATTCTTATCTGTTTTAGCCCACATTAAGCGAAAGTTAGCGGCGCCTGTATGCGCTTCAAATTCAACTTTTATCTTATAGGTTTTTCCAGCTTTAAATTCATAAGGCTTTGCCACTTTTATGTTCTCGTGATAACCCTCATAGTGCTCAGCATGTAGCTTGTCATTGATATAAATTTTAAACTTATTATGACCCTCAGCGCCTAATAAATAAGATCCTGACTCTGGAACTTCAATCTGCCCCTGCCAAAGCACACTAAAAAAATCATCTGGAAGATTCTCTGCTGGCGCGCCATCATCCCAATCGAAGCTAACGACATCATCAACACGAGTTAGCACCGGTTTATTTTCATAAATGATCTCAGCCCCCGAACTCTCTTGATCAAGACGACCATCGGGGTTTCCTTCCAGTCGATTATTAGCGTAATAATGACCTAATAAGCCTTGTTGTTTTTTACCTTGATATAGAGTGCTTAACCAACTGGCCGGTAGTTCTTCAAGAATCGTTACCGCATCATTCCAGTTTGAGCCATGGGCATAAAGCACTTCGGCTTTTCCAGCTAGATAATCTTCAACACCTTTTAAGGGCGTAGAGTACTGAAATGGTAAACCGTGGTAATTACCTAATAAGGCTTCTATCTGATTTGCATTAGGGCCAACCACAGCGACTTTATTGAGTTTATTTTCATCGAGTGGTAAAAGCTTAGTATCGTTCTTTAGCAGAACGATACTCTCTTTGGCTGCCTGTAAGGCAAGCTGCTGATTCTTTTCAGAGTTAATAACAGATTCAGATAAAGCCGCCCAAGGCACCATGGCTTCGTCATCAAACATACCCAGTTTAAAGCGTAAAAGCATCGTGCGGTAAACAGCAAGATCTAAATCCTTATCGTCGACCAAGCCTTGTTTATATGCATTCAGCAAGTGGTCTTTATAGTAATTCCCACAATTAAGTTCATCACCACTTTTTAGTGCTATCTCTGTTGCACTTTCTGGTGACCATGCAATTTTATGATGCTCATATATATCCAGCACCGCCCAACAATCTGACACAACAAAACCGTCAAAGCCCCATTCATCGCGTAAGATCTCTGTAAGCAAGCGCGGGTCACCACTGGCTGAAGCGCCATTAACGCGATTATATGCACCCATAACGGAATAGACGTTAGCCTCTTCAACCGCAGCTTTAAATTGCGGTAAATAGGTTTCATACAGATCTTTATCACCCACAATGCTGTTAAAACTATGGCGGGTTGCTTCTGGCCCACTATGTACGGCGTAGTGCTTAGCAGTGGCGCCAACCTTTATATATTTAGGGTCATCCCCCTGCATGCCTTTAATATAAGCCACCCCCAAACGCGAGGTTAACCAAGGGTCTTCACCATAGGTTTCACTGCCCCGCCCCCAGCGTGGGTCACGGAAAATATTGATATTGGGCGCAAAGAAATTCAGCCCCTGAAAGATTTCACGTTTATCTTGTTTTATATAAGCATGGTGCTTGGCACGAGCCTCATCACTGATGGCCACACCAATATCAAATAATAATTGTTCATTAAACGAAGCTGCCAAACCAACGGGCTGAGGGAAGACCGTCGCTTTGCCTGAAAAAGCCAGACCATGTAGGCTCTCATTCCACCAGTTATAGCGAGGAATACCTAAGCGCGGAATACCAACCGCATCATGGGTCAGCTGACTTACCTTTTCGGCAGCGCTCATTTGCTCGATAAGCGCTAAAGTGCGCTCTTCAAAACTTAAGCTTGTATCAAAATGCTTTAGTTTCTTAAGCTCTGGCTCACTTTCTGCAAAGCTTGCCGTAGCTACAAGTACCACTAATAACACCGCATAGCGCCAAAGATATTTACTACCCACCACTAAGCCCATATTTGCCTCTTTATTGTTCGTTCTTATTATTCAATGCAGTGGTCACCAAGCCCTGCTAGTTATGCTTGATTCTAGAGGACGACCCAATACATGTAAACGATTACACTTATTGTACCATCTAAGAGCTAGTACCGAATAATCAAGACCGAAGAAATAAACAGGCTAGCCGTATCAGCTAGCCCCGCAACTAAACAGACTCGACCGCACTAAAGCTCACTTCGTACTCACCTAAGCCCTCGTAACAAATACGCGCAGGGACATCAAAAGCAAGTTCAACAATGCCGCAAAATGAGCCTGTGATAAACGCTTGGCCTTTTTTGAAGCTCGTACCACGAGCACACATGTAATTAATCAGCCATAAAATAGGTGCAAAGGCCTGTGGGTTCGGGTGCTTACCATCAAACGCTTGTAAGGTATCGGCTTGCTGCAGGCTCAGCTTAAATGACGATGCCACCTTTCCTTGCTCAAGATCGATCTCCGGCCCAAGATATATGCCTTGATTAAACAGGCCATCGGCGAGTTTTTCACAAAATGCCAGTTCAGCAGCATCAGACCAGCGATCTTGCATCAACTCTAAAGCCATATGTGCTTTGCCAAAGGCTGCGCTGATTTCTTCTTCCGAGCGAGGCTGTTCTTGAGCAGGTAGATCTTCACTTAGTACAAAGGCAATTTCTGGCTCAATTCGTACCTTATTATCATCTGGTATCAACTTACAAACATCGCCACTTTGTTTGGTATTAGCAAAAATAGGGGCGACCACAACGGCATCATCCGCTGGCGGCAGTAAGCACTTCCACGCCGCAATATCATCATCGCGCAATGAAGCCATCGCCGTTTGAACGGCCAAAGCTTCATCCACATTTTGCACGCGAAGCGCCTCTTCAAAGCGCGCTTGCTTAGTAGCAACAACACGCCCGTTTAATAAGCTAGTAGCGATCTTTGAAGCAGATTCTGCATTCATATATAAACATTCCTAAATAAAGCTCATAAGGAGCAAAATTGATAAGCATAATGATCTCGGCATAGTACTACATTGATACAAACCCTATTAATGCCACCCTGCAAAGCAGTTTTAAGCACTTTTCAAAAAACGCCCTTACAAAGGCGAACAAGGCTATATCACTTGCCCAAAGAACTGTATCGATATACAGTTTACTTATGCTTAGAAAAATCATTCATATCGATGCCGACTGCTTCTACGCCGCTGTTGAGATGCGTGATAACCCGAGCCTAAAGGGTCGCCCTATTGCTGTCGGAGGCAATGCCGATAGGCGCGGCGTATTAACCACAGCAAATTACGAAGCGCGTCAGTTTGGAGTGCGCTCTGCGATGAGTTCAGCTCAAGCTTTAAAACTCTGCCCCGACTTACTCATCCTCCCAGTACGCATGCAAGCTTACAAAGATGCGAGCCAACAAATGCATGAGGTCTTTGCAGGCTACACCAAACTTATAGAACCCCTTTCATTGGATGAGGCCTATCTCGATGTTAGTGAATGTAAAGCGTATCAAGGCAGTGCCACTTATATTGCTCAAAGCATCAAAGATAAAATCAAAGCTAAAGTAGGCATTACTGTTTCTGCTGGCGTAGCAAATACTAAGTTTCTTGCAAAAATCGCCAGCGACTGGCAAAAGCCTAACGGCCTGTTTGTTGTACCCCCAGAGCAAGTCGAACGTTTTGTTCATGAGCTGCCCGTTGCCAAAATTCATGGCGTCGGAAAAGTGAGCGCCAACAAACTCCATCAGCTAGGTATATATACTGGTGCCGATATTAAAGAAGCTGGCCTTGTTTTTCTCTGCCAACGCTTTGGGCGTTTTGGTAAACGCTTATTTGAACTCGCAAACGGTGAAGACGGCCGTGAAGTCAGTACTGAGCGTATTCGCAAATCACTCAGTGTAGAAAGGACCTTTAATGAAGACCTCAGAGGCGAGCACGCCAAGCGATACAAGCTAGCAGACGTACACCAAGAATTTCTATTGCGTCTAGCTAGGCTCGATAAGCGCTATCAAATCAAAAACACCTTTGTGAAGCTGAAATTCAGTGACTTCAGCACAACCACTCTTGAACAAAAAGGTAGCGATATTAGCCCAGTAAACTATCAAGAGCTAATGTCTAAAGCCCTAGAGCGCAGCCCCCTCCCTATACGCCTGCTTGGCCTAGGTGTACGCCTGATAGACCTAAATAGCCAACAAGGTCAATCACAACTTTCTTTATTTGACTAAGCGTTCAAAATTTAAGATTCTGTATTTCTTTGATTTTTATGCCCTGATTTAGTGATAAATTTAAAATTGGTACTTTCTTCTTGGAAAAAAAATGGCACAATAGCTCACCTATTGATCAAATTACTGTGCTAGTGCATGTATCACTAGCTCAGAGACACAAAACAATAAAGGCCTTATGCTAAGCTTGAGCTTACTAAACGAGGCTAAATAAATATAACTTGCCCTTTTGTTGGAGACTTTATGATGAACACCTTTCGGCTTTGGTCTGGACTAAGCTTGATTCTGGCCACTCTTTTTTCGGCTACGGCAAACTCTAAGGAAGCCTACAATCCGGATCTTTTCTACTTCATGGAAGGTAAAGACGTTGCCCCTTGGCAGATGAGCATTAACTATGGCAAAAGCCCTATCCGCTTCGGAGAAGGTGAGTCCACCAAAGGCAGCATTGTGGCTACCCCCTCAGAAAAAGCCAGTGGTGGCCATGCTGTACGCTTAGTGTGGAGCCCTAAAGGTGTAAAGAATGAGTGGGGCTACCCAGACCAAAACGTTCATACTCTGACGGTTAGCAACTCCACAAAAACAATCGACCTTGAACCGGTTAAAATGGTTGCCGCACTTGTGTTTGATGTAAAGGTAAATAAAGCGCCACGTAAAATGGTTGAGCTCAGCATGGGCTGTGACTGGAACTGGGAGTGTAGAAGCACTATTCCAATTAAAACTGCTCTAAAGAAACTACCTAAGAAGAAGTGGGTAAGTTTCCCAGTACCTTTGCAGTGTTTTGATGACGGCAAATTTAACTTTTCTAAAGTGCACACCGTCTTTCAAATGTATACAAGCGACAAAATGGACATCGAAATTGATGACATTCGTCTAGCAGCTTTTCCTCAAGACAAGGTTTCCTGCCCTAGACGCTAGCCTTAATCCATCTTTGTAGCCCTAAGGCAGACCTTAAGGCTACAAAGACAAGCAAACTATTTGCACGCAAAACGGTGGCACGGAAGTCATCGTTCTACTCAGCCTCTTTACCCATCTGCACCAGCTCACTTACCTCTAGCCGACCATTCACCTCAAGAAATGGGCACGCTTTAGCTATCGCTAAGGCCTCATCCATTGTATCGGCGGCAATAACACTAAAACCATTCATACGCGTCATACTGCCTTCTTTAACACTGCCATCACTGTCCACAGCATGAGTATTCTTAAACGGGTTGGCCGGACTAATAGCAGCATCCCCCAAGTTGTTTAACCACGCCATATATTTCGCGAAGTGGGCCTTCCCTTCTTCCTCATTTTTTGGCGCTTCGCCCCCAAGATAACTAATAATGTAATTTGGCATAGAGCCGGACTCCACTTATTAAACGAAACAGCAAGCATATCAAGCTCTCTAACGCAGCTCATACATTCTTTTTGCACATTGTGCTTTTAAGCTAAAAACATCAATACAACAAGCTCAACAGGAGCCGCCATGAAAATCAAAACAGCTATTTTAACCTTGCTAACCGCTTTAAGCTTTAACAGCTACGCTTGTGATATGGATAAATCATCGTACAAGAAACACGGTAAGGGCTATAAGGAAGTTCAAGAGCTTGTTAGCTCTTACATGCTTGAACAGGGCGATATTACCCAAACTGAGATAGATCAGCGCAAACAAGAACATGAGCTCATTCGTCAAGAAATGCGTGAGCTTAAAGAAAGTGGTGACACTGAAGCCTTTAAAACACGTAAGAAGCAACTTAAAGAGCAACATAAAGCTGAGCGCGAACGCATGAAGGACTATCTAAACGAGCACCCAGACCTCAAGGAGCAAGTTAAAACAATGAAAAAAGAACTGCGTAAGCAGAGTAAAAAAGATCTCGACTAACAAGCAGATATAAAAAAGCGGGCCGCAGCAACACTGCTAGGCCCGCTTTCTAGCTCAAACCAAAGCTACATGTTGTAACCACTCTCTTCGTGTAAGACAACATCTAAGCCTTGAATCTCTTCTTCTTTACTCACACGAATACCACCAGTTAGCAAACCAGTCACTTTAATAATTGCAAAGGTTAACACTGCGGTATAAACAATCGTGACAACAACACCAATCACCTGAACGGTAAATTGAGCACCCATTGTTTCGATATCATCAGCAAAACCCTGCCCAGAAAAGACACCTAGGCTTGTAGAGGAGAAAATACCAACCAACAAAGTACCTAGAATGCCGCCAACGCCATGCACCGGAAAGACATCTAAGCTGTCATCAATTTTTAACTTACGCTTAATCAGCTGGGTCGCGTAAAAACAAACAATACCTGCGGTAGTACCTATAACAAGAGCCCCCATAGGGCCCACAAAACCTGAAGCAGGGGTAATGGTTCCAAGACCAGCTACCATACCAGTAACGATACCCAAAACGCTTGGCTTACCAAATTTCTTCCACTCGATGGCCATCCACGCTAATGAACCTGCAGCAGCACTGATATGAGTAACCAACATGGCCATTGCTGCATCACCATTCGCTCCTAAAGCAGAGCCGGCATTAAAACCAAACCAGCCAACCCAGAGCATACCCGCACCCGTCACTGTCATGGTCATATTATGGGGAGGCATCGCCGTAGTTGGAAAACCGTGACGATTTCCGATCATCAGTGCGGCCACTAAGGCTGCAACACCCGCGGTGATATGCACAACTGTACCACCAGCAAAATCATATAAGCCCATGTTAAAGAGCCAGCCTGTATCACTCCAAACCCAGTGACAAACGGGGATATAAACCAGCACCAGCCAGAACAATGAGAAAATCATCACCGAGCTGAATTTCATGCGCTCTGCAAAAGCACCCACGATTAACGCCGGAGTAATGATGGCAAAGGTCATCTGAAACATAGCGTGTAACGACTGGGGAATATCACCAACAAGAGAGTCTGTCGTCATTGCCTTAAAAAAGGCCAAGCTGAAGTCCCCAATAAAAGCATTACCCTCACCAAAAGCCAAGCTATAACCAAAGAGCAACCAAACCACACTCGCCATACAGGCAATGGCAAAACATTGCATCAATACTGAAAGAATATTTTTAGAGCGAACTAAACCGCCATAGAACAGACTCAGACCCGGTAAGGTCATAAACAAAACCAAGGCCGTAGCCGTCAGTATCCAAGCTGTATTACCCGTATTAAAATCGTCGGCCATTACCACGCCTGGAACCAACATTCCCAGTAGTATTAAGCCGCGCACAGAGAGATTCATAGTCACCCCTATTGCTATCGTTATAGAAAGAATTAAGAAGAATACGGCCGCAGAAAGAGCCTGCCAGCCGCGATTTGCACCAGTATTATTTTTATTGAGACAAGCAACCTGAGATAAATCAAGCTCGCAGCGTCTCAGAGGGGCTACCCTAGCACTCGAGCCAAGCTCGCGCCACATTGGTGCGAAAAAAACTATAAAAAACAAGTCCCGCACCACTAAGGTTCAAAGAGTAATTTAAGCCCTATACTTAAAAATAATGCTCTCAGCTCAACTTCTTGATGTAGTTTAGTCGAAACTAGAAAGATACAAGGATTCTACTTTCTCTCTGGCCCAAGGAGTCTTACGAAGAAATTTAAGGGAGGACTTTATGGACGGGTCATTCTTAAAACAATTCACTCGGATACGATAAGCCAAACCATCCCAGCCATAGTGCTCAACCAAACGACTTAAGATTTTTTCCAGTGTAAGCCCATGCAAGGGGTTGTTCGGTTGTTCTTGCTTCATAAGAGCGTTAATACCTAAGGTATATAAAATCGATGGCTACAGTATATCGCCTCTCAAGTCTTAACGCGTTAATACAGAAGTTTCTAAATTAAACGAGATCCGAAGCAAACATACTAGACTCATGCCCGATAGACACTTCATCCTTCATTGCTGAATAAGGGATAAGCAAAATATTCTTTTTCTCGTTGAGGCTAGGTAAAGAAGATCCACACTGCTTACAAAATGTGCTCGCCAATGATTTGTCTTTATGTTTGTAATTAGCAATATATTCTAAGCCACGGTGCCATGTAATCCGAGATGCCTCAGCGGCAAAACCGTAGGCAGCCCCAGCACTCATCAAACTAGCGCACTGCTCACAGCCGCACTCAAAAAAGCGCTTGAAGCTTTTTTCCAACTCAAAAACAACCGCACCACATAAGCAACCACCGCTTACCTTTGTACTCATCAGTATCGTATCCCTATGCCTAGGCTCGCCATACACTCTGTAGAGCAGAGCAATAAAGCAAGTCATTACAATAAAATACTGAGTATCTGTCTTATCACGTTTCTATAATCTGAGCCCCAAGGTCACAATCTATCAAGAATGAATAATTATATTTTTAAAAACAATGACTTAAAAAGTGTTGAAATATTCTCATGAAGCTCATCAACGATACTTTCAAAGGAAAGAAACTGTCACCCTAACAATGTATACACAATAATTAAGACACCAGCCCCATAAAGCATCACTTAAGCTCGTTGAAGGTTATGGCACATAAGCACATCATTTTTACAAAGCTTATCCCCCCATCAAAAAGAAAATGAGGAACGACCCAAGCCATAAAAAAACAAAGGGGCCATTAGCCCCTTTAACATCCCTATTTGCTACAGCTGCAAGATTTACTCAGCAGCGCGCTCCTCTAAGATTGCAACAGCTGGAAGCTTTTTACCTTCAACAAACTCCAGGAAAGCACCACCACCGGTTGAGATGTAACTCACACCATCAGCTAAACCGAACTTATCAATAGCAGCCAAAGTATCCCCACCTCCAGCAACAGAGAAGGCTTCACTATCGGCAATAGCACGTGAAATCGCTTCTGTACCTTTGGCAAAAGCGTCAAACTCAAATACGCCACAAGGGCCATTCCAAAGAATAGTTTTAGCGTCTTTTAATATGTCAGCAACAGTCGCAACTGTTTCTGGGCCGTAGTCGATGATTTCTTCACCTGGCTCAACTTCGTTAGCAGCTTTAACTTCAACAACCGAGTCGTGCTTCCAATCGCTGAAACCATCTTTGGTGGTGGTCACGTCAGTAGCAAACACAACCTGAGTTTCTTTACACAAGCGCTGGGCTTCAGGAATTAAATCTTTTTCATAAAGACTGTTACCCACCTCATTGCCTGCTGCTGCAACAAAAGTGTTAGAGATACCTCCGCCAACAACCAAAGTATCAGCAATCTTTGACAGTGAATCTAGAACCGTTAGCTTAGTACTTACTTTTGCACCACCAACCATAGCCACTAGTGGGCGAGCAGGGTTATCCAGAGCTTTACCTAAGGCGTCAAGTTCAGCACTCAATAAAGGGCCTGCACAAGCAACAGGAGCAAACTTAGATACACCATGGGTAGAAGCCTGAGCACGGTGAGCCGTACCAAAAGCGTCCATAACAAAGACATCACACAAAGCCGCGTAAGCTTTAGCTAAGTCGTCAGCATTAAGCTTTTCGCCTTCGTTAAAGCGCACGTTTTCAAGCAAGACAACGTCACCATCGCTCAGCTCAACACCGGCTTGCCAGTCTTTAACTAGCTTTACTTCTTTACCCAGTAGTTCACCAATACGAGCCGCTACGGGAGCCAAAGAGAACTCATCTTCATACTGGCCTTCGGTAGGGCGCCCAAGATGAGACATCAACATAACTTTAGCACCAGCTTCACTCGCGGCTTTGATGGTAGGAAGAGAGGCTTGAATACGAACATCGGAAGTGATCTGACTATCTTGAATAGGCACATTAAGATCCTGGCGAATCAAAACTTTTTTGCCGCTAAGTTCAAGATCCTTCATTTGTTTTACAGCCATAGGTGTCTCCATATGGGAAGCTAAAGATAAGGGGGAGGGTTAAAACGCCGGTTATTGTACAGATTTTGCAGTCGCTTGACTCGCATCAAGATATAAACTCTAGCCTTAAGCTAGCTCGATAGCTGCTTAACGCTGAGGTTGCAGGCTGTGATGTGGAGTGAAGTGACACAGGAGTACAAGCCTCAAGAATGAAGCCTTAATGAAAAGGGCGCGCTTAAGACAAAAATTGAGTAGAGCCCCCCGAGAATAGAGGGGCTGGAATAGATAAAGGCCAGAGCAAGCGCCCCAGCCTTAATGGGACCTAGGCCGTTTTAGCTGTCAGCTCGGCAGCACGCTCTTCAAGAATTGCCACCGCAGGCAGTTTTTTCCCTTCAACAAACTCAAGGAACGCACCACCACCGGTAGAGATATAGCTAATATCTTCTTTCAAGCCGTATTTATCAATGGCTGCAAGTGTGTCGCCGCCACCGGCTACGGAGAAAGCCTCACTTTCAGCAATGGCACGAGCGACAATTTCAGAGCCTTTAGCAAACGCATCAAACTCAAATACACCACAAGGACCATTCCACAAGACTGTTTTTGCATCTTTAATAATCGCTGCCACTTTAGCGGCACTTTCTGGACCATAGTCAATGATTTGCTCGCCAGGGTTTACTTCATCAACCCCTTTTACTTCAGCCGGGCTATTGTCAGCCCAGTCATCAAAGGCATCCGTAGTCGTTGTAACATCGGTTGCATAGACCACCTGAGTTTCTTTACACAGGCGCTGCGCTTCAGGAATTAAATCTGGCTCATAGAGGCTATCACCAACTTCATTACCATCGGCAGCAACAAAGGTATTGGAGATACCCCCACCAACGACTAACACATCAGCAATTTTAGAGAGCGAATCCAAGACTGTTAGCTTAGTACTGACTTTGGCACCACCAACCATAGCCACCAGTGGGCGAGCAGGATTGTCTAAGGCCTTACCCAAAGCATCAAGCTCAGCACTTAACAGAGGCCCTGAACAGGCAGCCGCAGCATATTTAGCAACTCCGTGAGTCGATGCTTGAGCGCGGTGAGCCGTACCGAAGGCATCCATAACAAACACATCACACAAAGCGGCATAGGCCTTGGCAAGCTCGTCGACATTTTTCTTTTCACCTTCGTTAAAGCGCACATTTTCAAGCAATACAATGTCGCCGTCATTGAGCTCA containing:
- a CDS encoding glycoside hydrolase family 3 C-terminal domain-containing protein — its product is MGLVVGSKYLWRYAVLLVVLVATASFAESEPELKKLKHFDTSLSFEERTLALIEQMSAAEKVSQLTHDAVGIPRLGIPRYNWWNESLHGLAFSGKATVFPQPVGLAASFNEQLLFDIGVAISDEARAKHHAYIKQDKREIFQGLNFFAPNINIFRDPRWGRGSETYGEDPWLTSRLGVAYIKGMQGDDPKYIKVGATAKHYAVHSGPEATRHSFNSIVGDKDLYETYLPQFKAAVEEANVYSVMGAYNRVNGASASGDPRLLTEILRDEWGFDGFVVSDCWAVLDIYEHHKIAWSPESATEIALKSGDELNCGNYYKDHLLNAYKQGLVDDKDLDLAVYRTMLLRFKLGMFDDEAMVPWAALSESVINSEKNQQLALQAAKESIVLLKNDTKLLPLDENKLNKVAVVGPNANQIEALLGNYHGLPFQYSTPLKGVEDYLAGKAEVLYAHGSNWNDAVTILEELPASWLSTLYQGKKQQGLLGHYYANNRLEGNPDGRLDQESSGAEIIYENKPVLTRVDDVVSFDWDDGAPAENLPDDFFSVLWQGQIEVPESGSYLLGAEGHNKFKIYINDKLHAEHYEGYHENIKVAKPYEFKAGKTYKIKVEFEAHTGAANFRLMWAKTDKNLIEEALTVAKQSDVVLVFAGLTPRLEAEGYDRTSIELPSQQQDLIKALVKTGKPVVLVMLNGGHLALNWEKENVAAIVEAWYPGQAAGQAIAEVLFGRYNPSGRLPLTFVKSLDELPHFGNYSMKGRTYRYAEHEALWPFAWGLSYSQFNYSNLQIPKKIKRNKDLVVEVDISNSSDRDGTEVVQLYLKNLTVSDGQPLHSLKAVKRVHIKAGESKRVHIELDANSFIFFNDDGEEVLEKGRWKITVGGSQPGLTPASTGSISKEIKLK
- a CDS encoding hydratase; its protein translation is MNAESASKIATSLLNGRVVATKQARFEEALRVQNVDEALAVQTAMASLRDDDIAAWKCLLPPADDAVVVAPIFANTKQSGDVCKLIPDDNKVRIEPEIAFVLSEDLPAQEQPRSEEEISAAFGKAHMALELMQDRWSDAAELAFCEKLADGLFNQGIYLGPEIDLEQGKVASSFKLSLQQADTLQAFDGKHPNPQAFAPILWLINYMCARGTSFKKGQAFITGSFCGIVELAFDVPARICYEGLGEYEVSFSAVESV
- the dinB gene encoding DNA polymerase IV; translation: MLRKIIHIDADCFYAAVEMRDNPSLKGRPIAVGGNADRRGVLTTANYEARQFGVRSAMSSAQALKLCPDLLILPVRMQAYKDASQQMHEVFAGYTKLIEPLSLDEAYLDVSECKAYQGSATYIAQSIKDKIKAKVGITVSAGVANTKFLAKIASDWQKPNGLFVVPPEQVERFVHELPVAKIHGVGKVSANKLHQLGIYTGADIKEAGLVFLCQRFGRFGKRLFELANGEDGREVSTERIRKSLSVERTFNEDLRGEHAKRYKLADVHQEFLLRLARLDKRYQIKNTFVKLKFSDFSTTTLEQKGSDISPVNYQELMSKALERSPLPIRLLGLGVRLIDLNSQQGQSQLSLFD
- a CDS encoding putative glycoside hydrolase, which encodes MMNTFRLWSGLSLILATLFSATANSKEAYNPDLFYFMEGKDVAPWQMSINYGKSPIRFGEGESTKGSIVATPSEKASGGHAVRLVWSPKGVKNEWGYPDQNVHTLTVSNSTKTIDLEPVKMVAALVFDVKVNKAPRKMVELSMGCDWNWECRSTIPIKTALKKLPKKKWVSFPVPLQCFDDGKFNFSKVHTVFQMYTSDKMDIEIDDIRLAAFPQDKVSCPRR
- a CDS encoding YciI family protein, translated to MPNYIISYLGGEAPKNEEEGKAHFAKYMAWLNNLGDAAISPANPFKNTHAVDSDGSVKEGSMTRMNGFSVIAADTMDEALAIAKACPFLEVNGRLEVSELVQMGKEAE
- a CDS encoding ammonium transporter, whose amino-acid sequence is MNLSVRGLILLGMLVPGVVMADDFNTGNTAWILTATALVLFMTLPGLSLFYGGLVRSKNILSVLMQCFAIACMASVVWLLFGYSLAFGEGNAFIGDFSLAFFKAMTTDSLVGDIPQSLHAMFQMTFAIITPALIVGAFAERMKFSSVMIFSLFWLVLVYIPVCHWVWSDTGWLFNMGLYDFAGGTVVHITAGVAALVAALMIGNRHGFPTTAMPPHNMTMTVTGAGMLWVGWFGFNAGSALGANGDAAMAMLVTHISAAAGSLAWMAIEWKKFGKPSVLGIVTGMVAGLGTITPASGFVGPMGALVIGTTAGIVCFYATQLIKRKLKIDDSLDVFPVHGVGGILGTLLVGIFSSTSLGVFSGQGFADDIETMGAQFTVQVIGVVVTIVYTAVLTFAIIKVTGLLTGGIRVSKEEEIQGLDVVLHEESGYNM
- a CDS encoding VF530 family DNA-binding protein — translated: MKQEQPNNPLHGLTLEKILSRLVEHYGWDGLAYRIRVNCFKNDPSIKSSLKFLRKTPWAREKVESLYLSSFD
- a CDS encoding GFA family protein, encoding MSTKVSGGCLCGAVVFELEKSFKRFFECGCEQCASLMSAGAAYGFAAEASRITWHRGLEYIANYKHKDKSLASTFCKQCGSSLPSLNEKKNILLIPYSAMKDEVSIGHESSMFASDLV
- a CDS encoding phosphoglycerate kinase, with product MAVKQMKDLELSGKKVLIRQDLNVPIQDSQITSDVRIQASLPTIKAASEAGAKVMLMSHLGRPTEGQYEDEFSLAPVAARIGELLGKEVKLVKDWQAGVELSDGDVVLLENVRFNEGEKLNADDLAKAYAALCDVFVMDAFGTAHRAQASTHGVSKFAPVACAGPLLSAELDALGKALDNPARPLVAMVGGAKVSTKLTVLDSLSKIADTLVVGGGISNTFVAAAGNEVGNSLYEKDLIPEAQRLCKETQVVFATDVTTTKDGFSDWKHDSVVEVKAANEVEPGEEIIDYGPETVATVADILKDAKTILWNGPCGVFEFDAFAKGTEAISRAIADSEAFSVAGGGDTLAAIDKFGLADGVSYISTGGGAFLEFVEGKKLPAVAILEERAAE